In Heterodontus francisci isolate sHetFra1 chromosome 30, sHetFra1.hap1, whole genome shotgun sequence, a genomic segment contains:
- the liat1 gene encoding protein LIAT1, with the protein MMENEIRDIKHKAKSTTNLTVETAEKKKIKKKSNKEKKKSCKLRRNSSSTPSTVEETVSAHKHRKSSKRHAHSASPSIEMSASQGDAKQSPKPTDISNKADGNRGSDVSSFYSVDQLATSINETLRWDGVLEDPVAEEERIKLYKLNRQLRYLAAQKSTRQGIQFCQQELSHIQSQKENPYIISSKTLQQLAAKDHSNPYFVGQGS; encoded by the exons ATGATGGAGAATGAAATACGAGACATCAAACATAAGGCAAAATCAACCACAAATCTGACTGTTGAGACAGCAGAAAAGAAGAAAATTAAGAAAAAGAGCAATAAGGAGAAGAAGAAATCCTGTAAGTTAAGAAGAAATTCTTCAAGCACGCCATCGACTGTAGAGGAGACTGTTTCAG CTCATAAACATAGGAAAAGCAGCAAACGCCATGCACATTCTGCATCTCCAAGCATTGAAATGTCAGCTAGTCAAGGGGATGCCAAGCAAAGTCCAAAACCTACGGATATCAGCAATAAAGCAGACGGAAATCGGGGTTCAGACGTTTCCTCCTTTTACTCTGTGGATCAGCTTGCTACCTCAATAAATGAGACTCTGCGATGGGATGGAGTTCTTGAAGATCCCGTGGCAGAAGAGGAAAGGATCAAACTTTACAAGCTAAATCGGCAGTTGAGGTACCTGGCTGCCCAGAAGAGCACACGCCAGGGCATTCAATTCTGCCAACAAGAGCTTTCTCATATTCAATCTCAGAAGGAGAATCCATATATCATCAGCAGTAAAACATTGCAGCAACTAGCAGCAAAGGATCACTCCAACCCTTATTTTGTGGGCCAGGGATCCTGA